A window from Marinobacter salsuginis encodes these proteins:
- a CDS encoding DUF6603 domain-containing protein encodes MGADQNLDVFGTLAEAVGLTRDGELQGDWFQDPLGNPNGSKRGLSSMMYLDEQREALIAFVDDVLGAPDREEQGRAVWVPLFRDSGATIFVVVDEADNGARVGFGIEYDSGSSLPAISVSAHVPVFQFEREGAGALDISGAQPDWLVLGRDDAHIELAIRVIISNDAPAPGDLYIGAVAVGVDVPTSPSDDLEFSLGFERLQLPGTNAPRDFELTVDNINELGSDFLEFMTGLIQAQAEALDTSNPATAPFAALTGLAGLRSVPNIPPFPLESLITNGVSALTGWIESILSSAPARNAWLGQWAALLGGTVNSGRSAIEFSDGSLAGAAGLRVASSAAGGLIITPWLEGALRPQAGAEVKAQADLLTLATLDGSIKAVPNLSLLAVFGQAAGMGSPLLAGDPAIGSIKTGITLAAGKPAFALTAHNVTLGGTNHELLDLSSPDAALDAAESLVDGALVSALATLGRPGEICSQLLGLDPPTGISGPSAIELLTDPLGKTAAYWNSLAASPAAMAVVLTSTQELITGNSTSVSGAGTAADPWSIDLDPVALEVSIDGDWVNFDLEARLENTVLDDKRSDVFVSARLLRLNFAAPNAEFLSRINAGTRLREADGSDLRLDMGQVDVSARSIGASVVWGASTGFAVRVDAPDLSVEVEAVDASDSSTIEVPLPLPEFSSGGTVRFSPDWGAIENAVAALLRRLGSPIITALTDLVGWNGEGARLSIEQLLSDPEAALKSWMGDLVLNCSNVRVAMSPLSYLFSGFRQWAPLGNGNERTPYRAAIAAAPGAPGVAVWLDPGCDIHRGRYQPPAGNFDSSEPTELASIAEAIRAAGTELPDLADLMTGRNRLDEGFQALIDRFTGTDGLIGRPASLPTGVNGIDIEGLSYRELVAFGAINLLPQEAFGSAPDAVVYVGCEDLWSTCFGSDSLDVRGEVSGPGVPGSANGHWSICLPTPATAAAERPDRGAIDEQCQRLIEVLQDRATPITVVAFGSAGAAAIKAASTITAIDRVVTVGSPWAPVSLNGLLSGLSGDALRLLLQLQRPEPETINEEEIAGESNALLQFGYVLDRASLVAGLTPDSFDELLRADQQPIRAGLPVDAVFGALDAEALEAGLAATVAGAIAYRHETYEPPATPPTKLHAGVDLPVIDANLGGVFLGAGAILELATCDRGPGGDGFEVQTDRQIILDLHFGVQDGWLVGGPGAGQNDIEVRWVSARLYLPLAGSTRVSGARIVLHEANCFGVRRDQWVIENGAGVASPSLPTSEVHLILAEVVGRLAAASPDLSQLLADIGLVAGGGYDPEGFDQLILDASGAINVAVDASPASLAGALRALGGFGGAGAEISWALDAATIAVDLNSRAFALDVSHVAADLVPLGLTLFASASSASISGSIGAIEPDVGGLELVASAATGGVSPALTIAWQTPGSLSATSINLLSSLSTSEQATLVKLGASFIPSTLLAGLVNHLRETASDDARVAIEVIMDGLDLLAPPSELPSRRVLLPWALFMDPVGWLKAGAAPWKADPFGQAIQAFDAIGQLLIPGFTEGGFDFSNEVSVTYGVASDRLNVAVAIETSHSLGATPVIISLGGGLSIATNGSIGTLVSSSATFDGKGVAISLSPDVRIDLLRSAPAAPMQIYPSGPGLGSLLATGAGMAIPVALNALIAERANQTPSLQKNVAVAVFELGSALDLLESNQFADARIQTFAADPAGVLLSRLPNLVVTAISQLANALDPAGTVVSTSTPSTGICRLSLGSTDPVEITLDASPTGPAIELAAALSIADVGTVGFDRVRLSASGLAVAVSYVASGFDVGNGLILRPVAKIEAGVSGTGFTRMAALGLVTDGTGDQSVQFRWALNQTPPRVVVVEESPSGETEDNEPAAVALALLSQAVSMAAGVTLEALGTLGTDAVDALQNVLFTGGTPTLDPTLFDDIVDPEALLKRLFQLGFNLADHNLKITIDGKVDVGFTRNGDLAGIFVSLPSGERISLGGSDPTVDLEVVANWVTSPGIAPGLSILLVEKVGSDFQLNAGFSIAGLGVRVGKNAGPLLNLGIMSIDAIGVHLYGEAVPAGLGGGVQVQLDGLAIVPSAAGGDNAVANNIMSDAGNDASPSARPAFSPALAIQKNPGGDLGISLRAGDPPGPWWLAIQRQLGPLYLEQFGFDVTEVDGSVTGISLLFDARVSLFGLTASVEELGLHWLGGDVFELTNWAVDLKGLGVSGDFSGLSIAGGLLKTDLDGQIGYVGMLMGRFGVYGLSLFGGYSDDKGLPSFFVFGAIQGPIGGPPAFFLTGIGGGLGIKRGLRVPDDLSKFGEYPFIKALDPAASVSSDPLEELRKLAEYFPPEPGNFWFAAGISFTSFSLVDGVAVLSVSVGNGLELNLFGLARMALPRPQAALVSIELGLLARFSSSEGLFLIQAQLTDNSWLLYPEVRLTGGFAFATWWLGPNAGQFVLTLGGYHPSFQRDGYPIVARLGLQWRVSNAIVIKGGSYFALTSEALMAGVEVEVSADFGFAWARIAFGANAIVYFDPFYFMADAYARISAGVKIKTFLGTIRISISLGARIEVEGPDFRGKATIEVGPCDIKVKFGSSREIRGIFVGWDEFVPKYLEETAPGRARTLSGAAGKGALPASTEGETSAPSSDGSYERPFEVFAEFEVSVVATGPVTRFDFNNPAIDKDITPKLPSGAAVAMGLSPMNAAGLKGELEIRLERRVGNTWTDRTSDLRPLVEGMRDEKTAEEGPTYGLEAFPIGVWGPPEDPEQPSSPIPKGDVIFAGSRLKMVAEADMSSQTGPEIDYYRVEAGRRPLPLSAAGTLRADNLNRATALGVVAESASIEEAFIEARKYLFADGTGALPEGLLATGQRSAKAQAIYENSRTAPPMFGTLMDGLEASNASNGSTAFMSLDESPRVIKPTKPFVTGFMSNGAGVALRDATTTVADKRIKRRPAPSTESVRGRLGRSLPIKLNTTHAPSSFNDLTVVVRGSVPRTSVTSASQTYLGGRVGSGAGAAYVKGLGTEAGPVPQAPGSKLRPGDIVTMRSPDAAIDGEDTRPELKITGAARVVMLLGNGAVVADEQVQDRQIAVPKHTATIAVQASGGGDGRPTGLRIVGWHDQSRLVRLTGRSALGAGCVLSLNGTAGKASVGWHLAQDVVRGAAAVSTRFDQTVTCVGVILKAGEGRSASDVEIELHGARHLRQPVQPVVVQAGARSVLLFEINALAGHSGVSVRALQGGAREIAGMIGAVASAEAMAELIAEKGLPATVSRLRAVGGSNCEIEWVPAQDD; translated from the coding sequence ATGGGTGCTGATCAGAATCTCGACGTATTTGGCACGCTGGCGGAAGCCGTTGGCCTGACCCGCGATGGCGAACTACAGGGTGATTGGTTCCAGGACCCACTGGGCAATCCCAACGGCAGCAAGCGCGGTCTCAGCTCGATGATGTACCTCGATGAGCAGCGAGAGGCACTGATTGCGTTTGTCGACGACGTGCTGGGAGCGCCAGACAGGGAAGAGCAAGGGAGAGCTGTCTGGGTCCCGCTTTTCAGGGACTCCGGTGCAACCATTTTCGTAGTGGTTGATGAGGCCGACAACGGCGCCAGAGTAGGGTTTGGCATTGAATACGACAGCGGTAGCTCGTTGCCTGCAATCTCTGTGAGCGCCCATGTTCCGGTGTTCCAGTTCGAACGGGAGGGCGCGGGAGCGCTGGATATTTCCGGGGCGCAACCCGATTGGCTGGTGTTGGGCCGGGACGACGCGCACATCGAACTGGCGATCAGAGTCATCATTTCCAACGATGCTCCTGCGCCGGGGGACCTCTATATTGGCGCCGTGGCCGTAGGCGTGGACGTTCCAACCAGCCCCTCTGATGATCTGGAATTCAGTCTCGGGTTTGAGCGGCTTCAGCTTCCTGGCACCAATGCACCCAGGGATTTTGAGCTCACCGTGGATAACATTAACGAGCTGGGCTCCGACTTTCTGGAATTCATGACGGGCCTGATTCAGGCCCAGGCCGAGGCGCTCGACACCAGCAATCCGGCAACCGCACCGTTTGCGGCGCTCACTGGTTTGGCGGGTTTACGGTCTGTTCCGAATATTCCGCCATTTCCGCTGGAGTCCCTGATTACAAATGGCGTGTCTGCGCTGACCGGCTGGATTGAATCCATCCTTTCTTCCGCGCCTGCTCGCAATGCCTGGCTCGGCCAGTGGGCCGCGCTGCTGGGCGGAACCGTCAATTCTGGCCGAAGCGCCATTGAGTTCAGCGACGGATCATTGGCCGGAGCCGCTGGTTTGCGTGTGGCGTCGTCAGCTGCCGGGGGATTGATCATCACGCCCTGGCTGGAGGGTGCGCTCAGACCTCAGGCCGGCGCGGAAGTTAAGGCGCAGGCGGACCTGCTGACCCTGGCAACCCTGGATGGCAGTATCAAAGCCGTGCCGAATTTGTCGCTTCTTGCCGTGTTCGGGCAGGCAGCGGGTATGGGGTCGCCACTGCTTGCGGGCGACCCGGCAATTGGGTCAATCAAAACCGGTATTACTCTGGCCGCCGGCAAACCGGCTTTTGCATTGACCGCTCATAACGTTACGCTCGGCGGCACCAATCATGAGCTATTGGATCTGTCGTCTCCCGATGCCGCGCTGGACGCCGCCGAGAGCCTGGTGGACGGTGCGCTGGTTTCGGCATTGGCCACTCTCGGTCGCCCCGGCGAAATCTGTTCCCAACTGCTGGGGCTTGATCCGCCTACCGGCATCTCTGGCCCTTCGGCGATTGAACTCCTTACCGACCCACTGGGCAAAACGGCCGCCTACTGGAATTCACTCGCTGCCTCGCCGGCAGCCATGGCGGTTGTTCTAACGTCAACCCAGGAACTCATAACCGGTAACTCAACCAGTGTTTCGGGCGCCGGGACCGCAGCGGATCCCTGGAGCATTGATCTGGACCCTGTAGCGCTTGAGGTTTCGATCGACGGTGACTGGGTCAATTTTGATTTGGAAGCTCGCCTCGAAAACACTGTTCTGGACGACAAGCGATCAGACGTTTTTGTCAGTGCAAGGCTGTTGCGTCTGAATTTTGCGGCGCCGAATGCGGAGTTCCTGAGCCGAATAAACGCGGGTACCCGGCTTCGGGAAGCCGATGGGTCTGACCTCAGGCTGGATATGGGACAGGTTGATGTCTCGGCCCGGTCGATTGGTGCCTCGGTGGTTTGGGGGGCTTCAACGGGATTTGCCGTGCGTGTGGATGCGCCAGACCTTTCAGTCGAAGTTGAGGCGGTCGATGCATCCGACAGTTCAACCATCGAAGTTCCGTTGCCGCTGCCGGAGTTCAGTAGCGGTGGCACGGTCCGCTTCAGCCCGGATTGGGGTGCCATCGAAAATGCCGTTGCCGCGTTGCTTCGGCGCCTGGGCTCGCCGATTATCACCGCGCTTACTGACCTGGTTGGCTGGAACGGCGAGGGGGCCCGCCTGTCCATTGAGCAGCTTTTGAGCGACCCGGAAGCAGCTCTTAAATCCTGGATGGGTGATCTGGTACTGAATTGCAGCAATGTTCGGGTGGCGATGAGTCCGCTCTCATACCTGTTCAGTGGCTTCCGGCAGTGGGCACCGCTGGGCAATGGTAATGAACGCACGCCCTATCGAGCCGCTATAGCCGCTGCCCCCGGGGCGCCGGGCGTTGCGGTGTGGCTGGACCCTGGATGCGACATCCACCGCGGGCGGTATCAACCTCCAGCCGGCAATTTCGATTCCAGTGAGCCGACGGAGTTGGCCTCCATTGCAGAAGCGATTCGGGCGGCAGGTACCGAGCTTCCGGACCTCGCCGATCTGATGACGGGCCGGAACCGGCTGGACGAGGGCTTTCAGGCGTTAATCGATCGCTTCACGGGCACCGACGGCCTGATCGGCCGCCCAGCGTCGCTGCCAACCGGTGTGAATGGCATCGACATTGAAGGCTTGAGCTATCGCGAGCTTGTGGCATTCGGTGCCATTAACCTGTTGCCCCAGGAAGCTTTCGGAAGCGCACCGGATGCGGTGGTTTACGTGGGCTGTGAGGACCTCTGGAGTACCTGTTTCGGGAGCGACAGCCTGGATGTTCGGGGAGAGGTCAGCGGGCCCGGCGTTCCGGGGTCCGCCAACGGACACTGGTCCATTTGCCTGCCGACTCCAGCAACAGCCGCGGCAGAGAGACCGGATCGCGGTGCCATAGACGAGCAATGCCAGCGCCTGATCGAGGTGCTGCAGGATAGGGCGACGCCCATCACGGTTGTTGCCTTCGGTTCCGCCGGGGCGGCTGCTATCAAGGCGGCGAGTACTATCACTGCGATTGATCGGGTGGTAACGGTAGGCTCGCCCTGGGCGCCGGTTTCCCTGAATGGCTTGTTATCGGGGTTGAGCGGTGACGCCTTACGGCTCCTCTTGCAGCTCCAGCGACCAGAGCCCGAGACGATTAACGAAGAGGAGATTGCCGGAGAATCCAACGCCCTCCTGCAGTTTGGCTATGTTCTTGACCGGGCGTCCCTGGTAGCTGGTTTAACACCCGACAGCTTTGATGAGCTTTTGCGGGCGGACCAGCAACCAATCCGGGCCGGCCTTCCGGTAGACGCGGTTTTCGGTGCCCTTGACGCCGAAGCCCTGGAGGCGGGCCTTGCTGCAACGGTCGCCGGTGCCATTGCCTACCGCCACGAAACCTATGAACCTCCGGCAACGCCACCAACCAAACTGCACGCCGGCGTGGATCTTCCGGTTATTGATGCCAATCTCGGCGGCGTCTTCCTCGGGGCAGGGGCCATTCTTGAACTGGCGACCTGCGATCGCGGCCCCGGTGGCGATGGTTTTGAGGTGCAAACAGACAGGCAGATCATCCTGGATCTGCATTTCGGTGTTCAGGATGGTTGGCTTGTTGGCGGCCCGGGCGCCGGCCAGAACGACATTGAGGTGCGCTGGGTATCTGCCCGGTTGTACCTGCCCTTAGCCGGTAGCACGCGGGTATCTGGCGCCCGGATAGTTCTGCACGAGGCCAACTGCTTCGGGGTGCGGAGGGACCAGTGGGTGATTGAAAACGGGGCTGGCGTAGCCTCGCCAAGCTTGCCCACGTCTGAGGTTCATTTGATTCTGGCCGAAGTTGTGGGGCGCCTGGCTGCGGCATCTCCGGATCTCAGCCAACTGCTTGCCGACATCGGGCTGGTTGCCGGAGGTGGTTATGATCCGGAAGGTTTTGATCAGCTTATCCTGGATGCCAGTGGGGCAATCAACGTGGCGGTCGATGCATCTCCGGCCAGCCTTGCCGGCGCACTCAGGGCGCTTGGAGGATTTGGTGGCGCAGGCGCCGAGATATCCTGGGCACTCGATGCGGCAACCATTGCCGTCGATCTGAACTCCCGCGCCTTTGCACTGGACGTAAGCCATGTGGCGGCAGACCTTGTTCCACTGGGCCTGACGCTATTTGCTTCCGCATCCTCGGCGTCCATCTCCGGCTCCATCGGCGCAATCGAGCCGGATGTGGGCGGTCTTGAGCTTGTAGCCAGTGCAGCTACGGGCGGAGTTTCACCCGCACTGACTATTGCCTGGCAAACTCCCGGTTCGTTGTCCGCGACGTCAATCAATCTTCTGTCATCGCTAAGCACTTCCGAGCAGGCCACGCTGGTGAAACTGGGCGCGTCGTTCATTCCGTCAACGCTTCTGGCGGGATTGGTTAATCACCTCCGCGAAACCGCTTCTGACGATGCAAGGGTCGCCATTGAGGTGATTATGGATGGCCTGGATTTGCTGGCGCCGCCTTCTGAATTGCCCTCACGCAGGGTGTTGCTGCCCTGGGCGCTGTTTATGGACCCGGTGGGTTGGCTGAAGGCAGGCGCTGCACCCTGGAAGGCCGACCCGTTTGGCCAGGCGATTCAGGCGTTCGATGCGATCGGCCAGTTGTTGATACCCGGCTTCACCGAAGGCGGATTCGATTTCAGTAATGAGGTGTCCGTAACCTACGGGGTGGCATCAGACCGACTGAATGTGGCCGTCGCCATCGAAACCAGTCATTCATTGGGCGCAACTCCGGTCATCATCAGCCTGGGCGGCGGCCTGTCCATTGCCACCAACGGCTCGATTGGCACCCTCGTTTCCAGTTCGGCGACCTTTGATGGGAAGGGCGTTGCTATATCCCTCTCGCCAGATGTTCGCATCGACCTCCTGCGGTCTGCCCCAGCAGCGCCCATGCAGATTTACCCTTCGGGACCGGGCCTGGGATCACTTCTGGCGACTGGCGCAGGTATGGCCATCCCGGTCGCGCTTAACGCATTGATTGCCGAAAGGGCCAACCAGACGCCGTCGCTGCAAAAAAATGTGGCCGTGGCAGTGTTTGAGTTGGGCAGCGCATTGGATCTCCTGGAATCCAATCAGTTTGCCGACGCCAGAATTCAGACCTTTGCCGCAGACCCCGCCGGGGTACTTTTATCCCGCCTGCCCAATCTGGTTGTTACCGCAATTTCGCAGTTGGCCAATGCTCTCGACCCTGCGGGTACTGTCGTTTCGACATCGACGCCTTCGACAGGAATCTGTCGACTGTCTCTGGGTAGCACGGACCCCGTGGAGATCACTCTGGATGCCAGCCCCACGGGCCCTGCCATTGAACTGGCCGCGGCTCTTTCGATAGCGGATGTCGGAACGGTCGGATTCGACCGGGTGCGACTCAGCGCGAGCGGCTTAGCCGTTGCTGTCTCCTATGTGGCAAGCGGCTTCGACGTTGGCAATGGTTTGATTCTTCGCCCTGTAGCGAAAATTGAAGCCGGCGTGTCCGGCACTGGTTTTACTCGAATGGCCGCCCTTGGTCTCGTCACTGATGGCACGGGTGACCAGTCCGTTCAGTTCCGGTGGGCGTTGAATCAGACGCCGCCGCGGGTGGTTGTTGTTGAAGAGTCACCGTCCGGTGAAACAGAAGACAACGAGCCCGCAGCTGTGGCCCTGGCGCTCCTGTCCCAGGCTGTTTCCATGGCCGCAGGTGTCACGTTGGAAGCACTTGGTACATTGGGAACGGATGCGGTTGATGCACTGCAGAATGTTCTGTTCACCGGTGGCACACCAACCCTGGATCCCACCCTGTTTGACGACATCGTCGACCCGGAAGCGTTGTTGAAGCGCCTGTTCCAGCTCGGCTTCAACCTGGCCGACCACAACCTGAAAATTACCATTGATGGCAAAGTAGATGTCGGCTTCACCCGCAACGGCGATCTTGCAGGCATCTTCGTGTCTTTGCCCTCGGGCGAACGCATTTCGCTCGGTGGTAGCGACCCGACGGTGGATCTCGAAGTGGTTGCCAACTGGGTGACGTCGCCGGGAATCGCGCCGGGTTTGTCGATCTTGCTCGTTGAAAAGGTCGGCAGCGATTTTCAACTGAATGCGGGTTTCTCCATTGCCGGTCTGGGCGTTCGCGTTGGCAAAAACGCAGGGCCTTTGCTGAACCTGGGTATTATGAGTATCGACGCCATCGGCGTTCATTTATACGGCGAGGCCGTGCCGGCAGGGTTAGGCGGCGGCGTTCAGGTTCAGCTTGATGGGCTGGCCATCGTGCCCTCGGCGGCCGGCGGCGACAATGCGGTTGCCAACAACATCATGAGCGACGCCGGAAATGATGCGTCGCCCTCGGCCCGTCCTGCCTTCAGCCCGGCGTTGGCGATTCAGAAGAACCCGGGCGGCGACCTTGGCATTTCATTGCGGGCAGGTGATCCGCCTGGCCCCTGGTGGCTGGCGATCCAGAGACAGTTGGGCCCGCTTTACCTGGAGCAATTCGGTTTTGATGTCACCGAAGTTGATGGTTCCGTTACCGGGATTTCGCTGCTGTTCGATGCGCGCGTCTCACTGTTCGGGCTAACGGCATCGGTTGAGGAACTTGGCCTGCACTGGCTCGGCGGTGACGTCTTCGAGTTGACCAACTGGGCGGTCGATTTGAAGGGACTGGGTGTTTCCGGGGACTTCAGTGGTCTGTCTATCGCTGGTGGTCTTCTGAAAACAGACCTGGACGGACAGATCGGCTACGTCGGAATGCTGATGGGTCGCTTCGGAGTGTATGGACTCTCCCTGTTCGGCGGATACAGCGACGACAAAGGGCTGCCTTCGTTCTTTGTGTTCGGTGCCATTCAAGGCCCCATTGGTGGCCCTCCCGCCTTCTTCCTGACCGGCATTGGGGGTGGTCTGGGCATCAAACGGGGGCTACGCGTTCCGGATGACCTGTCAAAGTTTGGCGAATACCCCTTCATCAAGGCTCTGGATCCAGCGGCGAGCGTCTCCTCCGATCCATTGGAGGAGTTGCGAAAGCTTGCCGAGTACTTCCCTCCGGAGCCGGGTAACTTCTGGTTTGCCGCCGGCATCAGTTTTACCAGCTTTTCTCTGGTGGATGGTGTCGCCGTGTTGTCGGTTTCCGTCGGCAACGGGTTGGAACTCAATCTATTTGGCCTGGCTCGAATGGCTTTGCCCAGGCCCCAGGCCGCACTGGTATCCATTGAGTTGGGGCTGCTTGCCCGGTTCTCGTCCTCCGAGGGGCTGTTCCTGATTCAGGCGCAGCTTACCGACAATAGCTGGCTGCTGTACCCCGAGGTTCGCCTTACAGGGGGCTTTGCTTTTGCTACCTGGTGGCTCGGCCCCAATGCCGGCCAGTTCGTTCTGACATTGGGCGGCTATCATCCCAGCTTTCAGCGTGACGGGTATCCGATTGTTGCCAGGTTAGGCCTGCAATGGCGGGTGTCCAACGCCATTGTGATCAAGGGTGGTTCTTACTTTGCCCTCACATCGGAAGCCTTGATGGCAGGGGTTGAGGTAGAGGTCAGTGCCGACTTTGGCTTCGCCTGGGCCCGCATTGCCTTTGGTGCGAACGCCATTGTCTATTTCGATCCGTTCTACTTCATGGCGGACGCCTACGCCCGCATTTCCGCCGGTGTGAAGATAAAAACTTTCCTGGGCACCATTCGAATCAGCATCAGCCTTGGTGCACGTATTGAGGTCGAGGGGCCTGATTTCCGGGGTAAAGCGACCATCGAAGTGGGTCCTTGCGACATCAAGGTGAAGTTCGGTAGTTCCCGCGAGATTCGCGGCATATTCGTGGGTTGGGATGAGTTCGTACCCAAATATCTGGAAGAAACCGCGCCGGGCCGGGCGCGGACTCTCTCGGGGGCAGCGGGTAAGGGGGCTTTGCCCGCTTCCACGGAGGGTGAAACCTCGGCACCCTCCAGTGACGGTAGTTATGAGCGGCCCTTCGAAGTCTTCGCGGAGTTCGAAGTGTCGGTTGTCGCAACCGGCCCGGTCACCCGGTTTGACTTCAACAACCCGGCCATCGACAAGGACATTACGCCCAAATTGCCGAGTGGCGCCGCGGTAGCGATGGGGTTGAGCCCCATGAACGCCGCTGGGTTGAAGGGTGAGTTGGAAATTCGCCTTGAGCGCAGGGTTGGAAACACCTGGACGGACCGCACCTCGGACCTGCGCCCCCTGGTGGAGGGCATGAGGGACGAAAAGACTGCCGAGGAAGGCCCTACCTATGGCCTGGAAGCCTTCCCGATCGGTGTTTGGGGGCCGCCGGAAGATCCCGAGCAACCCTCCAGTCCCATTCCGAAAGGCGACGTTATTTTCGCCGGCAGCCGGTTAAAGATGGTTGCCGAGGCGGACATGAGTTCGCAAACCGGCCCGGAAATCGATTACTACCGGGTTGAAGCAGGCCGGCGCCCACTGCCGTTGTCTGCCGCCGGTACGTTGCGGGCCGACAACCTGAACCGGGCCACCGCTTTGGGAGTTGTTGCCGAGAGCGCGAGCATTGAGGAAGCCTTTATTGAAGCCCGGAAGTATCTGTTTGCGGACGGCACCGGCGCGTTACCCGAGGGGTTGCTGGCCACAGGGCAGCGCAGTGCCAAAGCACAGGCTATCTACGAGAACTCCCGCACCGCGCCACCCATGTTTGGCACACTGATGGATGGCCTGGAGGCGTCGAATGCCAGCAACGGTTCGACCGCCTTCATGTCTCTGGATGAGAGCCCCCGGGTCATCAAACCAACGAAGCCGTTCGTGACCGGATTCATGAGCAACGGGGCGGGCGTGGCCCTGCGGGATGCGACCACAACCGTTGCGGACAAACGCATCAAGCGCCGCCCGGCACCGTCCACGGAATCTGTTCGCGGCCGACTGGGCCGCAGTCTGCCGATCAAACTGAACACAACCCATGCTCCGTCCAGCTTCAACGATCTGACGGTCGTTGTTCGCGGCTCTGTACCTCGCACCAGCGTTACCAGCGCCAGCCAGACGTATCTCGGCGGCCGGGTTGGCTCGGGTGCGGGGGCCGCCTATGTGAAGGGCCTCGGGACAGAAGCTGGACCGGTTCCACAGGCGCCCGGTAGCAAACTACGCCCCGGCGATATTGTCACCATGCGATCTCCGGATGCCGCAATTGATGGGGAAGATACCCGGCCGGAACTCAAGATCACCGGCGCGGCACGAGTGGTCATGTTATTGGGCAACGGTGCTGTGGTTGCCGATGAGCAGGTTCAGGATCGCCAGATCGCCGTCCCGAAACACACTGCGACAATTGCCGTGCAGGCCAGTGGTGGAGGCGATGGTCGCCCCACCGGTCTGAGAATTGTGGGCTGGCATGACCAGTCCAGACTGGTTCGCCTGACCGGTCGATCAGCGCTCGGGGCCGGATGCGTTCTGTCGCTTAACGGCACAGCCGGAAAAGCCTCCGTGGGATGGCATCTGGCCCAGGATGTGGTGCGTGGTGCGGCTGCCGTGTCCACCCGGTTCGATCAGACGGTTACCTGTGTTGGTGTGATTCTGAAAGCCGGTGAGGGTCGGTCTGCCAGTGATGTGGAAATAGAGCTGCACGGTGCACGGCACCTCAGGCAGCCGGTTCAGCCGGTGGTTGTTCAGGCAGGGGCGCGCTCGGTGCTGCTGTTTGAAATCAATGCCCTTGCCGGTCATTCCGGTGTTTCCGTTCGGGCCCTGCAGGGCGGTGCCCGTGAAATTGCGGGAATGATTGGGGCGGTCGCGTCGGCTGAGGCGATGGCCGAATTGATTGCGGAAAAGGGATTGCCCGCAACGGTTTCAAGGCTGCGTGCCGTTGGCGGCAGCAACTGTGAGATCGAATGGGTGCCGGCACAGGACGACTAA
- a CDS encoding VOC family protein, producing MKETGKINYVEMPSRDLEATKRFFGDAFGWSFIDYGPEYVSIENAGLDGGFFKSDKVATTDHGSVLVVLFSTDLEATLEKVELSGGKIVKDIFTFPGGRRFHFNDPNGNEYAVWSEPKV from the coding sequence GTGAAAGAAACCGGTAAGATCAATTATGTTGAGATGCCTTCCAGGGACCTGGAAGCCACAAAAAGGTTCTTTGGTGATGCCTTTGGGTGGTCGTTTATTGACTATGGCCCCGAGTACGTATCGATCGAGAATGCTGGACTGGATGGCGGTTTTTTCAAGTCAGATAAGGTAGCCACGACGGACCATGGAAGTGTGCTGGTTGTCCTTTTTAGTACCGACTTGGAAGCTACTCTTGAAAAGGTAGAGTTATCTGGGGGAAAGATCGTCAAGGATATTTTTACTTTTCCAGGTGGCCGCCGTTTTCACTTCAATGATCCAAATGGCAATGAATATGCCGTGTGGTCAGAGCCAAAAGTATAA
- a CDS encoding Txe/YoeB family addiction module toxin codes for MTWKLVYTKQAQKDAKKLASSGLKPKAQELLALIAEDPYRKPPPFEKLIGDLAGAYSRRINIQHRLVYQVLEDEQVVKVLRLWSHYE; via the coding sequence GTGACATGGAAGTTGGTTTACACCAAGCAGGCTCAGAAAGATGCAAAAAAGTTGGCCTCCAGCGGCCTCAAACCAAAAGCCCAAGAACTGTTAGCGCTAATAGCAGAAGATCCTTACCGCAAGCCGCCTCCGTTTGAGAAGCTAATTGGTGATCTTGCGGGGGCCTATTCGCGCCGCATTAATATTCAGCATCGCCTGGTCTACCAAGTACTGGAGGACGAGCAAGTGGTGAAAGTCCTCAGACTCTGGAGCCACTACGAATAA
- a CDS encoding type II toxin-antitoxin system Phd/YefM family antitoxin, which yields MTGITATEARSNLYRLIDETAESHQPIVIMGKRNKAVLVSEEDWSAIQETLYLLSVPGMRESIREGMDTPVDACDEELDW from the coding sequence ATGACCGGAATCACAGCAACTGAGGCGCGTAGCAACCTTTATCGGTTGATTGACGAGACCGCTGAGTCCCACCAACCAATCGTTATCATGGGTAAGCGGAACAAAGCCGTTCTGGTATCCGAAGAAGACTGGTCTGCTATTCAGGAAACACTTTACCTGCTCTCCGTACCCGGTATGCGGGAGTCTATTCGGGAAGGGATGGATACCCCCGTGGATGCATGCGATGAGGAGCTGGACTGGTGA
- a CDS encoding YrhK family protein has protein sequence MVEDRTDSPLTLKFGHEELIIRRRYEVISIINDFFIAIWFLVGSILFLFPEYEKAAIWLFIIGSFQFLIRPTIRLVSHIHVKRIPASNWES, from the coding sequence ATGGTTGAAGACCGCACTGACAGCCCACTGACCCTGAAGTTTGGGCACGAAGAGCTGATCATTCGCCGCCGCTACGAAGTAATCAGCATCATCAACGACTTCTTCATCGCCATCTGGTTCCTGGTGGGCAGCATCCTGTTTCTGTTTCCGGAATACGAGAAGGCAGCCATCTGGCTGTTTATCATTGGCAGCTTCCAGTTCCTGATCCGCCCCACCATCCGGCTTGTTAGCCATATACACGTTAAGCGAATTCCAGCCAGTAACTGGGAAAGTTAA